The sequence below is a genomic window from Shinella zoogloeoides.
CTTTCGGAAGACCCGACCGTGCGCGTGCTGCTGCTGGAGGCCGGTGGCGGGGACTGGAACCCGCTGTTCCACATGCCGGCGGGCTTTGCCAAGATGACCAAGGGCGTCGCCAGCTGGGGCTGGGAGACCGTGCCGCAGAAGCACATGAAGGGCCGCGTGCTGCGCTATACGCAGGCCAAGGTGATCGGCGGCGGCTCCTCGATCAACGCGCAGCTCTATACCCGCGGCAATGCCGCGGACTACGATCTCTGGGCGAGCGAAGACGGCTGCGAGGGCTGGAGCTACCGGGAAATCCTGCCCTATTTCAAGCGCGCCGAGGACAACCAGCGCTTTGCCGACGACTATCATGCCTATGGCGGGCCGCTCGGTGTTTCCATGCCGGTCTCGGCGCTGCCGATCTGCGATGCCTATATCCGCGCCGGCCAGGAACTCGGCATTCCCTACAACCACGATTTCAACGGCCGCCAGCAGGCCGGCGTCGGCTTCTACCAGCTGACCCAGCGCAACCGCCGCCGCTCCTCCGCCTCGCTCGCCTATCTTTCGCCGATCAAGGATCGCGAGAACCTGACGATCCGCACCGGCGCCCGTGTCGCCCGCATCGTGCTGGAAGGCACGCGCGCCGTCGGCGTCGAGGTGGCGACGGCCAAGGGCGTCGAGACGATCCGGGCGGAGCGCGAGGTGCTCGTCTCCTCCGGCGCCATCGGTTCGCCGAAGCTGCTGCAGCAATCCGGCATCGGCCCGGCCGATCACCTGAGATCGGTGGGCGTTCCGGTAAAGCACGACCTGCCGGGCGTCGGCTCGAACATGCAGGACCACCTCGACCTCTTCGTCATCTCGGAATGCACCGGCGACCACACCTATGACGGCGTCGCAAAACTCCACCGCACGCTCTGGGCCGGCCTGCAATATGTGCTGTTCCGCTCCGGCCCCGTCGCCTCCTCGCTCTTCGAGACGGGCGGTTTCTGGTATGCGGATGCCGAAGCCCGTTCGCCGGACATCCAGTTCCATCTCGGCCTCGGCTCGGGCATCGAGGCGGGCGTCGAAAGGCTGAAGAATGCCGGCGTGACGCTGAACTCCGCCTATCTACATCCGCGCTCGAAGGGCACGGTGCGCCTCGCCTCGGCGGACCCGTCCGCCGCGCCGCTGATCGACCCGAACTACTGGGAAGACCCTCACGACCGGAAGATGTCAATCGAGGGCTTGAAGATCGCCCGCGAGATCATGCAGCAGGCCGCGCTGAAGCCCTATGTCATGGCCGAGCGCCTGCCGGGAACGAAGGTGATGACCGACGAAGAGCTCTTCGACTACGGCTGTGCCAATGCCAAGACCGACCACCACCCGGTCGGCACCTGCAAGATGGGTACGGGGGCGGATGCCGTCGTCGGGCTGGATTTGAAGGTGCATGGCCTTGAAGGTCTGCGCGTCTGCGACAGTTCCGTCATGCCGCGCGTTCCCTCTTGCAACACCAATGCGCCGACCATCATGGTGGGCGAGAAGGGCGCGGACATCATCCGCGGCCTGCCGGCGCTGCCGGCCCAGGTCTTTCAATACGAGCGCAACGATGCGCGCCCACGCGCCCGCGCCGACATCCGATAGGTGCCATCATGATCCGCCATTGCGTCTTCATCCACTTCAAGCCGACCATTTCGGTGGCCTACAAGACCGAGCTCTTCGACGAGATCGACAGGCTGAAGCATCGCCTGCCCGGCATGCTGGCCGTGCATATCGGCACCAATGTCAGCCCGGAAGAGGGCATGGACAAGGGTTTCAGCGACGGATTCATCGTCGACTTCGCCGACAGTTTCGCGCGTGACGCCTATCTGGAGGATTCCGAGCACAAGCAGACGGGGAGCCGGCTAGTGGCGGCTGCGGAAGGCGGCATCGCCGGCATTCTCGTCTACGACCTGGAAACCGACGACTAACTCGCCCGCCCGGCCCGGCGCGCCAGCACGCGTTCGAGGGCGGAGAAGGCATCGTAGATCAGCACCGCCAGCACGGCGACGACAAGGCCGCCCTGCAGCACGAAGGCGAGGTTGTTCGATTGCAGGCCGGCGATGATGACCTCGCCGAGCGTCTTGGCCGCGACCGTCGAACCGATGGTGGCGGTGGCAAGGCTGATCGTCACCGAAAGGCGGATGCCGGCGAGAATGACCGGCAGGGCGAGCGGCACCTCCACCTTGGTCAGCCGCTGCCAGGCCGTCATGCCCGTGCCGCGCGCCGCCTCGACGATGGCCGGCGGCAGGGTGGAAAGGCCGGTCATGGCATTCTCGAAGATCGGCAGCAGGCCGTAGAGGAAGAGCGCGATCAGCGTCGGCTTCTCGCCGAAACCGACGGCGGGCACGGCGAGCGCCAGCACCGCGACCGGCGGGAAGGTCTGGCCGATATTAACGAGGCTGCGTGACAGCGGCAGGAACTCCGCGCCAATGGGCCTTGTGACGAGGATGGCAAGGCCGACCGCCACGATGGTCGCCGCGAATGTGGCGGTGAAGACCGTGGCAAGGTGCGACAGCGTCAGCGACAGCAGGCTGCCCTGATTATAGACGGCCGGCGCATTGGCCTGCACCAGCGGCTTCAGCAGCGGCTCGAACAGCATGGGCTGGACGAGGAAGGCGATCAGCAGAACGAGCGCCGCCAGTCGCAGCAGATTGGGCAGGAACCGCCTCATTGCGGCCTCGCAGCACGGCGGGCAAGGCCGGCAAGCGTGATACGGCCAAGGGGCACGCCGTCCGCGCCGACGACCGGCAGGGCCTCGCGGCCCGACCAGAGCAGCGCCGAGAGCGCCTCGCGCTGGCTGGTGCCCGCGGCGAGCGGTTCGCCCTCCGCCGTGCCGGTTTCCGCGGCGTCACCCGCCGTGCCGATGGACAGCAACCGGAACGGCCGCTCGCCGGCGCCGATCAGCGTCTCGACGAAATCGGTGGCCGGATTGACCAGCATCTCCTCGGGCGCGGCGTATTGCACGATCTTTCCCTTGTCCATCACGGCGATCTTGTCCGCGAGATGGAACGCCTCCTCCATATCGTGCGTAACGAGCACGATGGTGGTGCCGAAATGCTTCTGGATCGCCAGGAGATCGTCCTGCGCCTTGGCGCGGATGACCGGATCGAGCGCGCCGAAGGGCTCGTCC
It includes:
- a CDS encoding Dabb family protein, producing the protein MIRHCVFIHFKPTISVAYKTELFDEIDRLKHRLPGMLAVHIGTNVSPEEGMDKGFSDGFIVDFADSFARDAYLEDSEHKQTGSRLVAAAEGGIAGILVYDLETDD
- a CDS encoding ABC transporter permease, whose product is MRRFLPNLLRLAALVLLIAFLVQPMLFEPLLKPLVQANAPAVYNQGSLLSLTLSHLATVFTATFAATIVAVGLAILVTRPIGAEFLPLSRSLVNIGQTFPPVAVLALAVPAVGFGEKPTLIALFLYGLLPIFENAMTGLSTLPPAIVEAARGTGMTAWQRLTKVEVPLALPVILAGIRLSVTISLATATIGSTVAAKTLGEVIIAGLQSNNLAFVLQGGLVVAVLAVLIYDAFSALERVLARRAGRAS
- a CDS encoding GMC family oxidoreductase; the protein is MTYDYIITGAGPAGCVLANRLSEDPTVRVLLLEAGGGDWNPLFHMPAGFAKMTKGVASWGWETVPQKHMKGRVLRYTQAKVIGGGSSINAQLYTRGNAADYDLWASEDGCEGWSYREILPYFKRAEDNQRFADDYHAYGGPLGVSMPVSALPICDAYIRAGQELGIPYNHDFNGRQQAGVGFYQLTQRNRRRSSASLAYLSPIKDRENLTIRTGARVARIVLEGTRAVGVEVATAKGVETIRAEREVLVSSGAIGSPKLLQQSGIGPADHLRSVGVPVKHDLPGVGSNMQDHLDLFVISECTGDHTYDGVAKLHRTLWAGLQYVLFRSGPVASSLFETGGFWYADAEARSPDIQFHLGLGSGIEAGVERLKNAGVTLNSAYLHPRSKGTVRLASADPSAAPLIDPNYWEDPHDRKMSIEGLKIAREIMQQAALKPYVMAERLPGTKVMTDEELFDYGCANAKTDHHPVGTCKMGTGADAVVGLDLKVHGLEGLRVCDSSVMPRVPSCNTNAPTIMVGEKGADIIRGLPALPAQVFQYERNDARPRARADIR